One genomic region from Neoarius graeffei isolate fNeoGra1 chromosome 4, fNeoGra1.pri, whole genome shotgun sequence encodes:
- the pde4ba gene encoding cAMP-specific 3',5'-cyclic phosphodiesterase 4B isoform X9, with protein MGACCFERKEHKKFGKINCWKKFKRMLNRELTHLSEMSRSGNQVSEFISNTFLDKQNEVEIPPPTPKAREKKKKQQQQLMTQISGVKKVSHGPSLNSGITRFGVKTDKEELLSKELEDLNKWGLNIFTVSEYSNNRPLTCIMYAIFQERDLLKTFKIPTDTFVTYMMTLEDHYHSDVAYHNSLHAADVAQSTHILLSTPALDAVFTDLEILAAIFAAAIHDVDHPGVSNQFLINTNSELALMYNDESVLENHHLAVGFKLLQEENCDIFQNLTKKQRQSLRKMVIDMVLATDMSKHMSLLADLKTMVETKKVTSSGVLLLDNYTDRIQVLRNMVHCADLSNPTKSLELYRQWTDRIMEEFFHQGDRERERGMEISPMCDKHTASVEKSQVGFIDYIVHPLWETWADLVHPDAQDILDTLEDNRNWYQSMIPQSPSPPFYQPEKEGHGGGPVADKFQFELTLEEEDSEGTEKDEQSQVDEEEEEDEEEDREEEMEPATTHIQIVTEDASPVDT; from the exons TTCAAGAGAATGCTGAACAGGGAGCTGACGCACCTTTCTGAGATGAGCAGATCTGGCAACCAGGTGTCAGAGTTCATCTCCAACACTTTCCTAG ACAAACAGAATGAGGTTGAGATTCCACCACCCACACCAAAGGCCcgggagaagaaaaagaagcagcagcagcagctgatGACTCAGATCAGCGGCGTGAAGAAGGTGTCTCACGGGCCCAGCCTCAACAGCGGCATCACCCGCTTTGGTGTCAAAACCGACAAGGAAGAGCTGCTGTCCAAG GAACTAGAAGATCTGAACAAGTGGGGCCTGAATATCTTTACCGTGTCTGAATATTCCAACAATCGTCCTCTAACGTGCATCATGTATGCCATCTTCCAG gaacgaGACTTGCTCAAGACTTTTAAGATCCCGACAGACACGTTTGTGACGTATATGATGACGCTGGAGGATCACTACCACTCGGATGTAGCCTACCACAACAGTCTTCATGCTGCTGACGTGGCCCAGTCCACGCATATTCTCCTCTCCACACCTGCACTAGAT GCTGTCTTTACTGATCTGGAGATCCTGGCTGCCATTTTTGCAGCAGCCATCCATGATGTGGATCATCCAGGTGTCTCCAACCAGTTCCTCATCAACACAA actCTGAGCTGGCTCTCATGTACAATGATGAGTCAGTGCTAGAGAACCACCACCTCGCTGTAGGCTTCAAGCTCCTTCAGGAGGAGAACTGTGATATCTTCCAGAACCTCACCAAGAAACAGAGGCAATCGCTCAGGAAGATGGTCATCGACATG GTACTTGCCACAGATATGTCTAAACATATGAGCTTATTAGCTGATCTGAAGACGATGGTGGAGACAAAGAAAGTTACCAGTTCAGGGGTGCTGCTTCTGGACAACTACACAGACCGGATACAG GTTCTTCGAAATATGGTGCACTGCGCTGACCTGAGCAACCCCACCAAGTCTCTGGAGCTGTACCGCCAGTGGACGGACCGCATCATGGAGGAGTTCTTCCACCAGGGAGACCGGGAAAGAGAGCGTGGCATGGAGATCAGCCCCATGTGCGACAAACACACAGCTTCCGTGGAAAAATCACAG GTTGGTTTTATTGACTATATTGTCCATCCACTATGGGAGACCTGGGCTGACCTGGTCCACCCTGATGCGCAGGACATCCTGGACACACTGGAGGACAATCGGAACTGGTACCAGAGCATGATTCCTCAGAGTCCATCTCCACCCTTCTACCAACCCGAAAAAGAGGGACATGGTGGAGGACCAGTGGCTGACAAGTTCCAGTTCGAGCTCACCCTGGAGGAAGAGGACTCAGAAGGCAcagaaaaagatgaacagagtcaGGTagatgaagaggaagaggaggatgaaGAGGAAGATCGAGAGGAGGAGATGGAGCCGGCGACCACACACATCCAGATCGTAACTGAAGACGCCTCACCAGTGGATACATAG